Genomic segment of Calderihabitans maritimus:
AATGTAATGCCTGATTCCCTAAGCTTTTGCTTTGAGGTGCTTTCTGAAGGGACAAAGTGCGAAGGGGCTGAATTAGTAATACAAGAAACCCCCTTAACCGGCCGATGCCTGGATTGCCAAAAGGAATTTACCAGTGAGGGGTTTCCTCTCGCATGTCCAAATTGTGGCAGCAGGAA
This window contains:
- the hypA gene encoding hydrogenase maturation nickel metallochaperone HypA, which gives rise to MSLMMQIFDIINQTISDYKVKKVKRVTLKVGKMSNVMPDSLSFCFEVLSEGTKCEGAELVIQETPLTGRCLDCQKEFTSEGFPLACPNCGSRNTRMIGGTELAIESIEAE